One window of Novosphingobium sp. P6W genomic DNA carries:
- a CDS encoding DUF1838 domain-containing protein: MPSLPRLPDMIRPDRRDALKLGLGLAASAAVAPGVSARAARRTLDPANPADAVQIYRKLRYRTDDGLIYSWIKGPYMAAIGGDLIPLYAINLGAIQRVTLNPDGGFDLIDLEISFRVDVDTGKRLTHMRNPLTGETVRVGGRGPVPTHVKVGPDNEVHIPDAPGAPRYEHVHFGATPLMLGRDEIAIRDRSHAKVTAPDGGVSYLNEVSTITALRAQVLDSATTNVLSRVQSNDVRSWQAWLNMGDRAGTQNLFGNGGKVARFADLPADWLAMLEEFYPAVAADPIAVLDGKVVVKP, encoded by the coding sequence ATGCCAAGCCTGCCACGCCTGCCGGATATGATCCGGCCCGACCGCCGCGATGCCCTGAAGCTGGGACTGGGACTGGCGGCATCGGCCGCCGTAGCGCCGGGAGTATCGGCAAGGGCGGCGCGCCGCACGCTGGACCCGGCCAATCCCGCCGACGCCGTGCAGATATATCGCAAGCTGCGCTACCGCACCGACGATGGCCTGATCTATTCGTGGATCAAGGGGCCGTACATGGCGGCGATCGGCGGCGACCTGATCCCGCTTTACGCGATCAACCTGGGCGCGATCCAGCGCGTCACCCTCAATCCCGATGGCGGTTTCGACCTGATCGACCTGGAGATCAGTTTCCGCGTCGACGTGGACACGGGCAAGCGCCTGACCCACATGCGCAATCCGCTGACCGGCGAGACGGTGCGCGTCGGCGGTCGGGGACCGGTGCCCACGCACGTCAAGGTGGGGCCGGACAATGAGGTTCACATTCCCGACGCCCCCGGCGCGCCGCGCTACGAGCATGTTCACTTCGGCGCTACGCCGCTGATGCTGGGGCGTGACGAGATCGCGATCCGCGACCGGTCGCACGCGAAGGTGACGGCGCCGGACGGGGGGGTATCCTATCTGAACGAGGTCAGCACGATCACCGCATTGCGCGCGCAGGTGCTGGATTCGGCGACCACGAACGTGCTGTCGCGGGTACAGTCCAACGATGTGCGAAGCTGGCAGGCATGGTTGAACATGGGGGACCGTGCGGGCACCCAGAACCTGTTCGGCAATGGCGGCAAAGTGGCGCGTTTCGCCGATCTTCCGGCGGACTGGCTGGCGATGCTGGAGGAATTCTATCCCGCAGTCGCCGCCGATCCGATCGCGGTTCTGGACGGCAAGGTCGTGGTCAAGCCCTGA
- the leuC gene encoding 3-isopropylmalate dehydratase large subunit gives MTNTPRTLYQKIWDAHVVDTRDDGTCLIYIDRHIVHEVTSPQAFESLRAAGRPVRRPDLTLAVPDHNLPTTARRDANGNRIAIADLQSAQQLDLLEKNAPAFGIRYIGDADREQGIVHVVGPEQGFSLPGATIVCGDSHTACNGGLGALAFGIGTSEVEHVLATQTLLLKQSKTFEVRVEGTLAAGVTPKDVILHIIGLIGTAGGTGYVIEYTGNVFREMSVEGRLTVSNMSIEGGARAGLVAPDDVTFEYVKGRPYAPKGEEWDKAVAWWKSLATDEGATYDKSVFIRAEDIQPTITWGTSPEDTSAIGGVVPAPEDFADASKRDAVKHSLEYMGLTPGMKLTDVEVQNVFIGSCTNSRIEDIRAAAEVLKGRHKADNVKWAIVVPGSGLVKEQAEAEGLDKIITDAGLEWREPGCSACLAMNPDKVPAGERCASTSNRNFTGRQGPGARTHLMSPAMAAAAAVTGKLTDVRDLAPAN, from the coding sequence ATGACAAACACTCCGCGCACCCTGTACCAGAAGATCTGGGACGCCCATGTCGTCGACACACGCGACGACGGCACCTGCCTCATCTACATCGACCGGCATATCGTTCACGAAGTGACGAGCCCGCAGGCTTTCGAAAGCCTACGCGCCGCCGGCCGCCCGGTGCGCCGTCCCGACCTCACGCTTGCCGTGCCGGACCACAATCTGCCCACCACCGCGCGCCGCGATGCGAACGGCAACCGCATCGCCATCGCCGATCTGCAGAGCGCGCAGCAGCTCGACCTGCTGGAAAAGAACGCCCCCGCCTTCGGCATCCGCTATATCGGCGATGCCGACCGCGAACAGGGCATCGTCCATGTTGTCGGCCCGGAACAGGGCTTCTCGCTGCCCGGCGCCACGATCGTGTGCGGTGACAGTCATACCGCCTGCAACGGCGGTCTGGGCGCGCTGGCGTTCGGCATCGGCACCAGCGAGGTGGAGCATGTGCTCGCCACGCAGACCCTGCTGCTCAAGCAGTCGAAGACCTTCGAGGTCCGGGTCGAGGGTACGCTGGCCGCCGGCGTGACGCCCAAGGACGTGATCCTGCATATCATCGGCCTGATCGGCACTGCCGGCGGCACTGGTTACGTCATCGAATATACCGGCAACGTCTTCCGCGAGATGTCCGTGGAAGGCCGCCTGACGGTGTCCAACATGTCGATCGAGGGCGGCGCCCGCGCTGGCCTCGTCGCGCCCGACGATGTCACCTTCGAATACGTCAAAGGCCGCCCCTATGCCCCCAAGGGCGAGGAATGGGACAAGGCCGTGGCCTGGTGGAAGAGCCTGGCGACCGACGAAGGCGCGACTTACGACAAGTCCGTGTTCATCCGCGCCGAGGACATTCAGCCCACCATCACCTGGGGCACCAGCCCGGAAGACACATCCGCCATCGGCGGCGTGGTTCCTGCGCCGGAAGACTTCGCCGATGCTTCCAAGCGCGATGCGGTGAAGCACAGCCTTGAATACATGGGCCTCACCCCCGGCATGAAGCTGACCGACGTGGAAGTGCAGAACGTCTTCATCGGCAGCTGCACCAACAGCCGCATCGAAGATATCCGCGCCGCCGCCGAAGTGCTGAAGGGCCGCCACAAGGCCGATAACGTCAAGTGGGCGATCGTCGTCCCCGGCTCGGGCCTGGTCAAGGAACAGGCCGAGGCGGAAGGTCTGGACAAGATCATCACCGATGCAGGGCTGGAATGGCGCGAGCCGGGCTGCTCGGCCTGCCTCGCCATGAACCCGGACAAGGTTCCGGCGGGTGAGCGCTGCGCATCCACCAGCAACCGCAACTTCACCGGCCGTCAGGGTCCGGGTGCGCGCACCCACCTGATGAGCCCGGCGATGGCCGCTGCCGCTGCCGTCACCGGCAAGCTGACCGACGTGCGCGATCTCGCACCGGCAAACTGA
- a CDS encoding SufE family protein has translation MRSLDDIREEYEFLDGDERYRLLIELGRELDDMPDALKTDATKVRGCSASVWVYPTARDDGTLHFLADSNAGITKGIVALVIAAVQDKPAAAVAATDITEALGPFDLKNQLSSNRTQGIPNMIALIRETAARYA, from the coding sequence ATGCGAAGCCTCGACGATATCCGCGAAGAGTACGAATTCCTCGATGGCGACGAACGCTATCGCCTCCTCATCGAACTGGGGCGCGAGCTGGACGACATGCCCGACGCCCTCAAGACCGACGCCACCAAGGTGCGCGGCTGCTCGGCCAGCGTGTGGGTCTATCCCACCGCGCGCGATGACGGCACCCTGCACTTCCTGGCGGACAGCAACGCCGGCATCACCAAGGGCATCGTCGCGCTGGTGATCGCCGCCGTGCAGGACAAGCCCGCCGCCGCCGTGGCCGCCACCGACATCACCGAGGCGCTTGGCCCCTTCGACCTGAAGAACCAGCTTTCCTCGAACCGCACGCAGGGCATACCCAACATGATCGCGCTGATCCGGGAAACCGCCGCGCGCTATGCATAA
- a CDS encoding DUF1476 domain-containing protein, whose product MTSFQDRERAEEAKFAHDADTAFRIQARRNRLLGEWAAERMKLSPAETDAYAKAVVQADFEEAGDEDVIRKLLGDITAAGVDTSEGEIRAALEAKQVEARRAFLG is encoded by the coding sequence ATGACCAGTTTCCAGGATCGCGAGCGCGCCGAAGAAGCCAAGTTCGCGCACGACGCCGATACCGCGTTCCGCATCCAGGCCCGCCGCAACCGCCTTCTCGGCGAATGGGCGGCCGAGCGTATGAAGCTTTCGCCTGCCGAAACCGACGCCTATGCCAAGGCCGTCGTCCAGGCCGACTTCGAGGAAGCCGGTGACGAGGACGTGATCCGCAAGCTGCTGGGCGATATCACCGCCGCCGGTGTCGACACCAGCGAAGGCGAAATCCGTGCTGCGCTGGAGGCCAAGCAGGTCGAAGCCCGCCGCGCGTTTCTGGGCTAA
- a CDS encoding NUDIX domain-containing protein: MSSTPSDQPIPPGGPAVVPAATVVIFRHSATGGAPDVLMVQRAKEMRFAGGAAVFPGGRVDPADRELARRLLPDEAEEIAAARIAAIRETLEETGLMIATRQPVGAQEAAQARALLLEDGRLDTVLARFGWELEPGALTFFAHWCPLWDKAFDTRFFVTDLGTGAVDITVDATENSRLFWTSAAEALDMADSGDISVIFPTRRNLERLAQYASHAEALADIAAHPVARIHPSIEEREDGEWLVIAEGHGYPVRGQLKATARRG, translated from the coding sequence ATGTCCAGCACGCCTTCCGACCAGCCGATCCCCCCAGGGGGCCCCGCCGTCGTCCCCGCCGCAACCGTGGTGATCTTCCGCCACTCCGCCACTGGCGGCGCTCCGGACGTGCTGATGGTCCAGCGCGCGAAAGAGATGCGCTTCGCCGGGGGAGCAGCGGTGTTCCCCGGCGGCCGCGTCGATCCCGCCGACCGTGAACTCGCCCGCCGACTTCTGCCGGACGAGGCTGAGGAAATCGCCGCCGCCCGCATCGCCGCGATCCGCGAGACGCTGGAAGAGACCGGCCTGATGATCGCCACCCGCCAGCCCGTTGGCGCGCAGGAAGCGGCACAGGCGCGCGCCCTGCTGCTGGAGGACGGACGCCTCGACACCGTGCTGGCACGGTTCGGCTGGGAACTGGAACCGGGCGCCCTCACCTTCTTCGCCCACTGGTGCCCTTTATGGGACAAGGCCTTCGACACCCGCTTCTTCGTCACGGACCTTGGCACAGGAGCAGTCGACATCACCGTCGATGCCACTGAAAACAGCCGCCTGTTCTGGACCAGCGCCGCCGAGGCGCTGGATATGGCCGACAGCGGCGACATCTCGGTGATCTTTCCGACCCGGCGCAATCTGGAGCGCTTGGCGCAATACGCCAGCCACGCCGAGGCGCTGGCCGATATCGCGGCACATCCGGTCGCCCGGATTCACCCCAGCATCGAGGAGCGTGAAGACGGCGAATGGCTCGTCATTGCGGAAGGCCACGGTTATCCGGTGCGAGGTCAGCTCAAGGCGACGGCGCGGCGCGGCTAG
- a CDS encoding BolA family protein: MAMSSEEIETLIRGALPDAEVTITDLAGDGDHYSAHVVSSAFAGKPRVAQHKLVYEALGGRMGGVLHALQLTTAVPN; this comes from the coding sequence ATGGCAATGTCTTCCGAAGAAATCGAAACCCTCATCCGCGGCGCGCTGCCGGATGCAGAGGTGACGATCACCGATCTCGCCGGCGACGGCGACCACTACTCCGCGCATGTCGTGTCCTCCGCCTTTGCCGGCAAGCCCCGCGTGGCCCAGCACAAGCTGGTCTACGAAGCGCTGGGCGGACGCATGGGCGGCGTGCTCCACGCCTTGCAACTGACCACCGCCGTCCCCAACTGA
- the leuD gene encoding 3-isopropylmalate dehydratase small subunit — protein sequence MQAINHVAGKAIPFGRKNVDTDVIIPAHWLKTVTRDGLGQGAFEAVKKEEGNVFTDERWAGAPILIAGDNFGCGSSREHAAWALLDMGITCVIAPSFSDIFSGNAFKNGILTVALPQAAIDRLMEVAQDQPIDIDLDTQTVTTRFQDRFTFDVDAFRKHCLLNGLDEVGLTMAQGDAISAYESKAREGLPFLANTLSTAA from the coding sequence ATGCAGGCGATCAACCACGTCGCCGGCAAGGCGATCCCCTTCGGCCGCAAGAACGTCGACACCGACGTCATCATCCCCGCCCACTGGCTCAAGACCGTCACCCGTGATGGGCTGGGCCAAGGCGCATTCGAAGCGGTGAAGAAGGAAGAAGGCAACGTCTTCACCGACGAGCGCTGGGCCGGCGCGCCGATCCTGATCGCGGGCGACAACTTCGGCTGCGGTTCCAGCCGCGAACACGCCGCATGGGCACTGCTCGACATGGGCATCACCTGCGTGATCGCGCCCAGCTTCTCGGACATCTTCTCGGGCAATGCGTTCAAGAACGGCATCTTGACCGTGGCCCTGCCGCAGGCGGCGATCGACCGCCTGATGGAAGTGGCGCAGGACCAGCCCATCGACATCGACCTCGATACGCAGACCGTCACCACCCGGTTCCAGGACCGCTTCACCTTCGACGTCGACGCCTTCCGCAAGCACTGCCTGCTGAACGGTCTGGACGAAGTGGGCCTGACGATGGCCCAGGGCGACGCGATTTCGGCTTACGAGAGCAAGGCGCGCGAAGGCCTACCCTTCCTGGCGAATACCCTGAGCACCGCGGCCTGA
- a CDS encoding sterol desaturase family protein, translating into MSLAAVILTVLASVAAMEFVAWSSHKYIMHGFGWAWHRDHHEPHGNLLEKNDLFALFGAAISIGMFALGSPLVMGVHAWEPGTWIGLGVLVYGVIYTLVHDGLVHQRYFRWVPKRGYAKRLVQAHKLHHATIGKEGGVSFGFVVARDPASLKRELREQRAKGIAVLREAVDER; encoded by the coding sequence ATGTCCCTTGCCGCCGTGATCCTGACCGTCCTTGCTTCCGTCGCCGCGATGGAGTTCGTCGCGTGGTCCAGCCACAAGTACATCATGCACGGGTTCGGCTGGGCCTGGCACCGCGACCATCACGAACCCCACGGCAACCTGCTGGAAAAGAACGACCTGTTCGCCCTGTTCGGCGCCGCGATCAGCATCGGCATGTTCGCGTTGGGCTCGCCGCTGGTGATGGGTGTCCATGCCTGGGAGCCGGGGACATGGATCGGGCTGGGCGTGCTGGTCTACGGCGTCATCTATACGCTGGTCCACGACGGGCTGGTCCACCAGCGCTACTTCAGGTGGGTGCCCAAGCGCGGCTACGCCAAGCGGCTGGTCCAGGCGCACAAGCTGCACCATGCGACGATCGGCAAGGAAGGCGGCGTCAGCTTCGGTTTCGTGGTTGCCCGCGATCCCGCGAGCCTGAAGCGCGAACTGCGTGAGCAGCGGGCCAAGGGCATCGCCGTGCTGCGCGAGGCGGTGGACGAACGCTAG
- a CDS encoding YbaN family protein, whose product MHRARRALWIIGGVILVGIGTLGIFVPLLPTTIFYILAAACFSKSHPEWAERLYQHPKYGHHLREWRDRKAVSRKGKIAAILTMSLSVVAVWFTAGGWWTLIPVAVLATIGTWIWTRAE is encoded by the coding sequence ATGCACCGCGCTAGGCGCGCGCTCTGGATTATCGGCGGGGTGATCCTGGTGGGCATCGGCACGCTGGGCATCTTCGTGCCCCTGCTGCCCACGACGATCTTCTACATCCTGGCCGCCGCGTGCTTTTCAAAAAGCCATCCGGAATGGGCGGAGCGGCTCTATCAGCACCCGAAATACGGCCACCACCTGCGTGAATGGCGCGACCGCAAGGCCGTCAGCCGCAAGGGTAAGATCGCCGCGATCCTGACGATGAGCCTGAGCGTGGTCGCGGTGTGGTTCACCGCCGGGGGCTGGTGGACGCTGATTCCGGTGGCAGTGCTGGCGACGATCGGAACGTGGATCTGGACCCGGGCGGAGTAG
- the grxD gene encoding Grx4 family monothiol glutaredoxin, translated as MSDVNARIGEIVNSNDIVLFMKGTPLFPQCGFSSRAIAILEHLAVPYETVDVLQDMEIRQGIKGYSEWPTIPQLYIKGEFVGGSDIMMEMYEAGELHQLITESGIAAQG; from the coding sequence ATGTCCGACGTCAACGCCCGCATCGGCGAAATCGTAAACAGCAACGACATCGTCCTGTTCATGAAGGGAACGCCGCTGTTCCCGCAGTGCGGCTTCTCCAGCCGCGCGATCGCGATCCTGGAACATCTCGCGGTCCCTTACGAGACCGTGGACGTGCTGCAGGACATGGAAATCCGCCAGGGCATCAAGGGCTACTCCGAGTGGCCGACGATCCCGCAGCTCTACATCAAGGGCGAATTCGTCGGCGGCAGCGACATCATGATGGAAATGTACGAGGCCGGCGAACTGCACCAGCTCATCACCGAATCCGGGATCGCCGCGCAGGGCTGA